Proteins found in one Mytilus edulis chromosome 2, xbMytEdul2.2, whole genome shotgun sequence genomic segment:
- the LOC139513040 gene encoding microtubule-associated protein 2-like isoform X4 has product MDDNLDLDSSDPFISKGHSDNGEINQSDLLNYQMANQQVPGYSDDYHGDETDDSLLHGQNQSSFIPPFTGKELIDSSLSDSNRDWEREDDMMLNQGSHDPLVKGSMNQFQPDLLNMNPLSLESKSSHEGTSFRDDFFAPNNLSEKPIAQTGYEEHVPASQPPDLLMMESSPSHTEVMEGHEQTVSTCDTDLKSCDDQDLHSQSIPHDRHEAIENDFYNEDENADHYDDEYVDSEESDYTDESMDKMEGETGLEHNVPDICDTEEKQQPVQIEDTKNALNNSVDPNIGASGITQKDSDYLRNVQFEDNIVHGQLSDEENGNMADQASQPAATNSEHLDRLKQDEKESLHSDSENEFESGTPQQISSKESNEDKIDLISDQQVLEGTIEMAKDNKDIPIESDDSDMEERSLTPDPNQSSSMETGPPFQDFVGGQSTDQVQISGLVEGTLKEESESTDDEELEQHGLVPLEQCPDSVAMTMEHTQQIDNNFVTQSEHVDQFDLQKGNILEGLSDNEEKHLEESFEQSHCLHEQQEIEKQNSFDNEDIEMESKMHHEQLNETEKIDDVVSDELEISHHQKEDLLTESTLSESNVGLEMATNPSVEPTLSDIPPSEEVQPQTLLSAETFESENQNIGEDLENKEVQETLDKDLEQVDNKPDIEYSDESEDEKDDKIQNEESGMDGSTVMEEGVTLNDKKMEESISSEGEQESIDNGSMTTYMMENSKGLQSEQEISSFEPANYSTNLQMPASQLPEAGEEASIISDEANKVQISDKNEPAQLSPDSSTDEEEIPANQMRETGMEGSFVLDEDETFDDKNFDGDNAEFVQSTPETSPEDEIPANQMREPLILDDKTFGDEKNENEQPISDDSQNNDIQANQMRESGMEGSFVLEDGETFEDNKYAGDVDEFEQSTPEISPEQEQIPQSQMRETGMEGSLVLDKGETFDDKNYDGDEGEFEQSTPEVSPEDEVPVHQMRESGMEGSLVLDEGETFDDKTYEGDQAQYEHNVDDFERTSPEISPESEQILHSQMRETGMEGSLVLDEGETFDDKNYDGDEGEFEQSTPEVSPENEVPVHQMRETGMEGSLVLDEGETFDDKNYDGDEGEFEQSTPEVSPEDEVPVHQMRESGMEGSFVLEEGKTFDDKQFESDMPEFEQSTPEVSPEEEIPANLKRETGMKGSDDEGETFEDNKAANDEAEFEQSTPEDEIQTSHLKTTGMDDSALLDENKQFNDITDEPTMQSHDLSSNQRDDLESFVGGHTIDDGSEAVNHYEESLQAKETVQEEMKPVVSIEREEPETDLHMENHDENEETTESLEPADRKTDEGHFAQDSLGQQIEEMTSPETQTDSYGEEGDVEGHLAQDSLGQQIEEMTSPETQTDSYGEEGDVEGHLAQDSLGQQKEEMTSPETQTDSYGKEGDVEGHLAQDSLGQQIEEMTSPETQTDSYGEEGDVEGHLAQDSLGKEIEEMTSPETQTDSYGEEGDVEGHLAQDSLGQHKEDVTSPETQTDSYGEEGDVESAIQSPLSQNGMLRSPSSDENAQLYVEHENEKNLMSSSLTEGFVDQDEAIQTYQPCMQNGISQNGVSHSASEEVTPEKEENEHPCFQNGISQSTSDEFTPEREKKTDFNLIKKEGKPEIVTKVETKSEVKDSIAKSEVKKKTGIMKSEVKKLEQSSPKKTLKLAKPESQKKDFTKENKKIIKDTTRKKDPLSKLPSPTKTDKRSMSACRLTNQPTRTDKSATRMPRDTTRKPRPTTTDPVQQTKQRPKSIDISRTSSLTRPTKSSLCKSRTFEKSALEGATSPTKPLRSVPKTAPSRYRITRSKKDASSDSGVEEDKSPRKTETQNKSQDDKMTRSTSAKRSTIPTMNRSLPTKSEGSPRKTAGKPTPTKTTQSKIGSLDNTKYSPGGGQVKIQSHKQDFSKVSSKIGSKDHLTHKPAGGDKKIVSQKLEWKAESKVGSLKNATYSPRGGNVKIQTEKLTWNGQSKVGSLDNASHSPGGGHVKITNDPINWKAEPRIGSMDNTGYVPGGGNVHIENKKLDFKDKAQSKVGSKDHMNHKAGGGDKKIESQKLSFKEKAQSKVGSKDNMDHKPLGGDKKIDTQKLTFKETAKPRTDTGVAPGKSRPDSGIECEKTEASV; this is encoded by the exons ATGGATGACAACCTTGACCTTGATTCTAGTGACCCTTTTATTTCAAAAGGACATAGTGACAATGGAGAAATAAATCAAAGTGACCTTTTAAATTACCAGATGGCAAATCAGCAAGTGCCTGGTTACTCGGATGATTACCATGGTGATGAGACAGACGATAGCCTTTTACATGGTCAAAACCAAAGTTCTTTCATTCCTCCTTTTACAGGGAAGGAATTAATTGATTCTAGTCTTTCAGATTCAAACAGGGATTGGGAACGAGAGGATGACATGATGCTTAACCAAGGAAGTCATGATCCTCTTGTCAAGGGTTCAATGAACCAATTTCAACCTGATCTACTTAATATGAATCCACTTTCGTTAGAATCAAAAAGTAGTCATGAAGGAACTAGTTTCAGAGATGATTTTTTTGCACCCAATAATCTTTCAGAAAAGCCAATAGCTCAAACTGGCTATGAAGAACATGTTCCTGCTTCACAACCTCCTGATCTTTTAATGATGGAGTCCTCACCTTCACATACTGAGGTCATGGAAGGTCATGAACAGACAGTTAGTACTTGTGATACAGATTTAAAGAGTTGTGATGATCAGGATTTGCACAGTCAAAGTATTCCTCATGATAGACATGAAGCAATTGAGAATGACTTTTATAATGAGGATGAAAATGCAGATCATTATGACGATGAATATGTGGATTCAGAGGAAAGTGATTATACAGATGAATCCATGGATAAAATGGAAGGTGAAACTGGTCTAGAACATAATGTTCCAGACATATGTGATACAGAAGAAAAACAACAGCCTGTTCAAATTGAAGACACTAAAAATGCTTTGAACAATAGTGTTGATCCAAATATAGGTGCATCTGGTATTACACAGAAAGATTCTGATTATTTAAGGAATGTTCAGTTTGAAGATAACATAGTACATGGTCAATTATCTGACGAAGAAAATGGAAATATGGCTGATCAAGCCAGCCAACCAGCTGCTACTAATTCAGAACATTTAGACCGCTTAAAACAAGACGAAAAGGAATCTTTGCATAGTGATTCTGAAAATGAATTTGAGTCAGGAACTCCCCAACAAATTTCTTCCAAAGAATCAAATGAGGACAAAATTGATTTGATTTCAGATCAACAAGTACTAGAAGGAACTATAGAAATGGCAAAAGATAACAAAGACATTCCCATAGAAAGTGATGATTCAGACATGGAAGAAAGGTCATTAACTCCTGATCCTAATCAATCTTCAAGTATGGAGACCGGACCTCCTTTTCAAGATTTCGTAGGAGGTCAATCGACTGATCAGGTTCAGATAAGTGGATTAGTAGAAGGTACACTAAAGGAAGAATCAGAGAGCACAGATGATGAAGAGCTAGAACAACATGGTCTAGTTCCATTGGAACAGTGTCCTGATTCTGTTGCTATGACAATGGAACACACTCAACAGattgataacaattttgtcaCTCAAAGTGAACATGTAGATCAGTTTGACCTTCAAAAAGGTAACATATTAGAAGGACTTTCAGATAACGAAGAAAAACATTTAGAAGAAAGTTTTGAACAAAGTCATTGTTTGCACGAACAGCaggaaattgaaaaacaaaattcgTTTGATAATGAGGACATTGAAATGGAAAGTAAAATGCACCATGAACAACTTAATGAAACTGAAAAGATTGATGACGTAGTTTCTGATGAACTTGAAATAAGTCATCATCAAAAAGAAGATTTGTTAACAGAATCAACTCTTTCGGAAAGCAATGTTGGCTTAGAAATGGCCACCAATCCTTCAGTGGAACCGACATTATCAGATATCCCACCTTCAGAGGAAGTTCAACCACAAACTTTGTTATCAGCTGAAAcatttgaaagtgaaaatcaAAATATAGGGGAAGATTTAGAAAACAAGGAAGTACAAGAAACATTGGATAAGGATTTGGAACAGGTGGACAATAAACCAGATATAGAATATTCTGATGAATCAGAAGATGAAAAAGatgataaaatacaaaatgaagaATCTGGAATGGATGGCTCAACTGTGATGGAGGAAGGGGTAACTTTGAATGATAAGAAAATGGAGGAATCTATTTCATCAGAAGGGGAGCAAGAATCAATAGATAATGGTTCTATGACAACCTATATGATGGAAAATAGTAAAGGTCTGCAATCAGAACAAGAAATTTCCTCATTTGAGCCTGCTAATTATTCAACAAACTTGCAGATGCCAGCTTCACAATTACCAGAAGCAGGCGAAGAAGCTTCCATTATATCAGATGAAGCAAACAAAGTTCAAATTTCAGATAAAAATGAACCTGCACAGCTTTCACCTGATAGCTCAACAGATGAGGAGGAGATTCCAGCCAATCAGATGCGAGAAACAGGTATGGAAGGATCATTTGTACTGGATGAAGATGAAACTTTCGATGATAAAAATTTTGATGGAGATAATGCAGAATTTGTACAGTCAACTCCTGAAACTTCTCCTGAAGATGAGATTCCAGCCAATCAAATGAGGGAGCCACTAATACTTGATGATAAAACATTTGGCgacgaaaaaaatgaaaatgaacagcCTATTTCTGATGATTCCCAAAATAATGATATTCAAGCCAATCAAATGAGAGAATCTGGAATGGAAGGATCATTTGTTCTGGAGGATGGAGAAACTTTTGAAGATAACAAATATGCAGGTGATGTAGATGAATTTGAACAGTCGACACCTGAAATTTCACCAGAACAAGAGCAGATTCCTCAAAGTCAGATGAGGGAAACAGGAATGGAAGGTTCTTTAGTACTCGACAAAGGAGAAACATTTGATGATAAAAATTATGATGGTGATGAGGGTGAATTTGAACAGTCAACTCCTGAAGTTTCACCAGAAGATGAGGTTCCAGTGCATCAAATGAGAGAATCGGGAATGGAAGGATCATTAGTATTAGATGAAGGAGAAACATTTGATGATAAAACATATGAAGGTGATCAAGCTCAATATGAACATAATGTAGATGACTTTGAACGGACATCTCCTGAAATTTCACCTGAATCAGAACAGATTTTACATAGTCAGATGAGAGAAACAGGAATGGAAGGTTCTTTAGTACTAGACGAAGGAGAAACATTTGATGATAAAAATTATGATGGTGATGAGGGGGAATTTGAACAGTCAACTCCTGAAGTTTCACCAGAAAATGAGGTTCCAGTGCATCAAATGAGAGAAACAGGAATGGAAGGATCTTTAGTACTAGATGAAGGAGAAACATTTGATGATAAAAATTACGATGGTGATGAGGGTGAATTTGAACAGTCAACTCCTGAAGTTTCACCAGAAGATGAGGTTCCAGTGCATCAAATGAGAGAATCAGGAATGGAAGGGTCATTTGTTCTTGAAGAAGGAAAAACTTTTGATGATAAACAGTTTGAGAGTGATATGCCTGAATTTGAACAGTCAACCCCTGAAGTTTCACCTGAAGAAGAAATTCCAGCAAATCTAAAGAGAGAGACTGGAATGAAAGGATCAGATGATGAGGGAGAAACATTTGAGGATAACAAAGCTGCAAATGATGAGGCAGAATTTGAACAGTCAACCCCAGAAGATGAAATTCAAACCAGTCATTTAAAAACTACTGGAAtggatgattctgctcttctggatgaaaataaacaatttaatgaTATAACAGATGAGCCCACCATGCAAAGCCATGATTTGTCCTCTAATCAGAGGGATGACCTTGAAAGTTTTGTTGGAGGTCATACAATAGATGATGGTTCAGAAGCAGTAAATCATTATGAGGAGTCTCTACAGGCTAAAGAAACTGTCCAAGAAGAAATGAAACCTGTAGTTTCTATAGAAAGAGAGGAACCTGAAACCGACTTGCACATGGAGAATCATGACGAAAATGAGGAAACAACAGAATCTTTAGAACCTGCTGATAGAAAAACAGATGAAGGTCATTTTGCTCAAGACAGTTTAGGTCAACAGATAGAGGAGATGACAAGTCCAGAAACACAAACTGACAGTTATGGCGAGGAAGGTGATGTTGAAGGTCATCTTGCTCAGGATAGTTTAGGTCAACAGATAGAGGAGATGACAAGTCCAGAAACACAAACTGACAGTTATGGCGAGGAAGGTGATGTTGAAGGTCATCTTGCTCAAGATAGTTTAGGTCAACAGAAAGAGGAGATGACAAGTCCAGAAACACAAACTGACAGTTATGGCAAGGAAGGTGATGTTGAAGGTCATCTTGCTCAAGATAGTTTAGGTCAACAGATAGAGGAGATGACAAGTCCAGAAACACAAACTGACAGTTATGGCGAGGAAGGTGATGTTGAAGGTCATCTTGCTCAAGATAGTTTGGGTAAAGAGATAGAGGAGATGACAAGTCCAGAAACACAAACTGACAGTTATGGCGAGGAAGGTGATGTTGAAGGTCATCTTGCTCAAGATAGTTTAGGTCAACATAAAGAGGATGTGACAAGTCCAGAAACACAAACTGACAGTTATGGTGAAGAAGGTGATGTGGAGTCTGCCATACAATCACCCCTATCTCAAAATGGTATGCTCAGGTCTCCATCTAGTGATGAAAATGCACAATTGTATGTAGAACATGAAAATGAGAAAAATCTGATGTCATCTTCTCTAACTGAAGGATTTGTTGATCAAGATGAAGCTATTCAAACATATCAGCCATGTATGCAAAATGGGATATCCCAAAATGGGGTATCTCATTCAGCTTCTGAGGAAGTCACTcctgaaaaagaagaaaatgaaCATCCCTGCTTTCAAAATGGCATATCTCAGTCAACATCAGATGAGTTCACTccagaaagagaaaaaaaaactgactttaatttaattaaaaaagaaggAAAGCCAGAAATAGTTACAAAAGTTGAAACAAAATCTGAGGTGAAGGACAGTATTGCAAAATCTGAAGTAAAGAAGAAAACTGGAATTATGAAAAGTGAAGTTAAAAAATTAGAGCAGAGTTCTccgaaaaaaactttaaaattagcAAAACCAGAAAGTCAGAAGAAAGACTTTACCAAGGAAAACAAGAAGATAATAAAAGATACCACTAGGAAGAAAGATCCATTAAGTAAACTTCCATCACCTACAAAAACTGATAAACGTAGCATGTCAGCCTGTAGATTGACAAACCAACCTACCAGAACAGATAAATCTGCAACAAGAATGCCAAGGGACACAACTCGTAAACCCAGACCTACTACAACTGATCCTGTACAGCAGACTAAACAAAGACCCAAATCAATTGACATATCAAGGACTAGTTCTCTGACTAGACCTACTAAGAGTAGTCTTTGTAAATCCCGCACTTTCGAGAAATCTGCATTGGAAGGTGCAACCAGTCCAACCAAACCGCTTAGAAGTGTTCCAAAAACAGCACCATCTAGATACAGAATTACAAGATCAAAAAAAG ATGCTTCATCAGACAGTGGTGTAGAAGAGGACAAATCACCCAGAAAGACAGAAACCCAGAACAAATCACAAGATGACAAAATGACCAGATCC ACTAGTGCTAAAAGGTCAACAATACCAACGATGAATAGAAGTCTACCTACAAAATCTGAAGGAAGTCCCAGAAAAACAGCAG GAAAACCAACACCGACAAAAACAACTCAGTCAAAGATTGGTTCCCTTGACAACACCAAGTATTCACCTGGTGGAGGACAG GTTAAAATACAGAGCCACAAGCAAGATTTCTCCAAAGTAAGCAGTAAGATAGGATCAAAGGATCATCTTACTCATAAACCTGCAGGGGGAGATAAAAAG ATTGTTTCCCAGAAGTTAGAATGGAAAGCAGAATCAAAAGTTGGTTCACTAAAAAATGCCACTTACTCACCACGTGGCGGTAACGTCAAA